CTCCAGGCTGTCCCCATGCACGCAACCGTGCGCCTCCAATCCCTGCTCATGTCCCGGACGTTCCACCACGCCGGCCAGAGTCAGTTCCGAATCCTCCCGCGCCAACCGCGCCAACGTCGCGCCCATCCTGCCGTTGGCTCCCATAATCACAACGGAACATGCACCCATGGTCGTCTCCTGTTTGTCTGTTTCGATAATGCTCAGCCTGGGTTGCGCAATCGCATATGAATCAGCGCTACCCGGCTATCACTCTTATCACTCCGCTCCTCCACGGCATAGGGCTGAAACCCCAGCCGAGGATACAGCAGTAGTCCGGCTACGTTGCGGTTGAAGCACGACACCGTCACCTCGGCTGCCCTGTATTTCGTGAAAGCAAGGTCGATCATTCGCTCAACGAGGTACCGACCCACGCCTTTTCCTCGCGCCGTCGGGGAGACGATGACATTGCCGATGGAACAGCATCCTTGCGTTTCCCAGCGATAAAAATTGGCGAACGCGACGACGTTCTCATCATCCTCCACCACCGTGGAGTCCGAGCGTCGCCGGACGGCCTCCAGCAGTTGAGGCGGCGTCAGCGGATACGTGGCCTTGGGATACGCGAAGAACAGCTCATCCTCGTTGCGCGGAAACGCGCAAATAGCGTGAAAGTCGCTTTCGGCCACGGGGCGGTGATTCAGGATCATGGTGTGACGACATTCCCAAAGGAGGACGGTTCCAGGCCCGAACGGCGTGCAATCATCGTCGTCCGGCGTGCCAGTCCCAGGCCGTTTGAACGATGTCCCGCAATTGAGGAAGGCTCGGTTCCCACCCCAGAACGGCCCGGGCCTTGTCCGCAACGGCCACCAGGGCCGGAGGGTCTCCGGCCCGCCGGGGGGCGTCCAGGGTCGGTACATCTCGTCCGCCCACTTCCCGGACCATGTCCACGACCTGACGCACGCTGTGCCCCGAGCCGGTTCCCAGATTGAACGCCTCGCTGCGATCCTCGTCCAGCAGAAATCGCAATGCGGCCACATGGGCCCGGGCCAGGTCGGCGACATGGATATAATCCCGGATCGCCGTCCCGTCCGGGGTCGGATAATCCCGGCCAAAAACGGACAACGGCCCGCGCTTGCCCAGGGCCGCGAGCACCGCCAGCGGGATCAGATGGGTCTCCGGATCGTGCTCCTCGCCCAGTTCCCCGTCCGGATCGGCCCCTGCAGCGTTGAAGTAGCGCAGGGCCACGTGACGCAGACCATAGGCCGCGTCGAAGTCCCGGAGCATTTGTTCGATCATCAGCTTGCTCCAGCCATAGGGGTTGACCGGATGCTGGGGATGGGCTTCGGGGATGGGAATCTTCAGCGGCTCGCCGTAGGTGGCGCAGGTACTGGAAAAGACGATCCGCCGACAGCCGTGCCGGAGCATGCCCTCCAGCAAGCTGAGCGACCCGGCGACGTTGTTGCGGTAATATTTTTGGGGATCGGCCACGGACTCGCCCACATAGGCATAGGCCGCGAAGTGGATCACCGCCTTGGGGGCATGGGCCGCGAACAATGCATCCAGCGCGGCCCGGTCCAGGATGTCCCCCTTGACCAGCTCTCCCCAGCGTACGGCCCACTCATGGCCGTAAACCAAGTTGTCCAAAGTCACCGGTCGAAACCCGGCCACTGCCAGAGCCTTGCAGGTCTGGCTGCCGATATACCCGGCTCCGCCGGTCACCAAAATGGTGTCGCTCATCTTATTTCTCCATATTTGAGTATCGTATGGATGTTTTCCAATCGAAATCGCCATGGTTCCCGACAAGTTCCTCGACTCTAGTGGCCATCAGGATCAAATTGCCCCTACTTCCCTTCTCTGGTCACTTGCGTCCCCCGCTGTTGCCAACTACAAAAAGATGCTCGTGCGAGGCGGCACGTCACCACTTTTTTCTTATTTCCTTCACCAATGCAACACCATCCGACCCCACCCACCGAATTTCTTGCTCAAAGCGTCCGCATCAAGGGCGTTTTTTCGACCACCTCCCGCATAACCGTGGGTTTTGGGCACACCAAAAAGAAAATCAGTCAAAACGTTCTCGTCTTTGCCGTTGAGGAAGAAGACGGCACGATTTCCATCCAAGCCCTGAACGCCCATTTCGTTCCCACGGGAACGGCCAAGGTGATCACTCGGGAGAATCTGCTCAAAAATTACCTACCCGAGCCGGACGTCTACCTTTCCAAGGTCTTCCCCTTGATGCGCGCCGTGGAAAAGTCCGTGGCCCGCGGCGAACGGCATCTGCGCAACAACGAAACCTTCAGCGCGGAAATGGAGTTCAAGACCGCCCTGCGCATCGACGAGGAAAACATCCGGGCCACGTTTGGACTCGGCCTGTCCTATCTGGCCCGAGGCGACACCCAGCGAGGGGCCATCGTCTTTCGTCGTCTGGTTCGCCTGGACGCGGCCTTTGAGCCGCGGCACAAGCACATGTTCAACCAGTTCGGTATCTCCCTGCGTAAGAACCAAATGTATCCCCAGGCTTTGAAGTACTACGTCAAAGCGAGCATCATCAGCGGCGAGGATGAAAACCTGATCTTCAATATGGCTCGCACGTTTCTTGAAAAAGATCGCCCGACCTTGGCCTTGAAATTCGTCGACAAGGCCCTGGCCATGAATCCCCACTTGGTCGAAGCCCGGAAATTCAAGACGTTTCTGGAAAAACGCCTCGGCTCATCCTCTTCAAAAGCTTCAAACGCCTCCCAACCTACAAAAACCTACAATTTTCTATGACGCAGACACCCGCGACGAAACCAAATCCCATTTTCTTCGGCCAGTACCTGCTCCAGGCAGGGATCATCACCGAGGCCCAACTCCAAGAAGCCCTGGCCTTGCAGGAACGGCACAACCAATTGCTTGGCGAGCTGGCCCTTTCCCGAGGTTACCTGAGTGAAGATCAGATCCGGGAAACGACCAGGGAGCAAAAGCTCTTGGACTTGCCCTTCGGCGTGATCGCTCTGCGAAAAAATTTCCTGACCCCGCAACAACTGGACGATCTCCTTTTTTCTCAGATCGTGGCCACCACCCTTATCGGTGAGGCATTAGTCGAACTGGGCCATCTGCCTGCTTCCGACCTGGGGCGATTGCTGAAAGAGTATAACTTCCACGAGGAAAGCCGCCAACGCGGAATCGAGGCGCGGTTGCGTTCACTGCCCCAATCTTCGCTGGTCGTCGCCGGGATCGAGGCCCTGCACCGAACTTTTCTGCGCTTCGCCCACTCTCCCACGACTATCGCGGTCCTTGACGGGCCGCCTTTAACCGATCTCTCCTGGTCATTTCTGGTCTGGCTGGAAACCATCGACGGAACCCGGGTCGCCATGGCCACCAGCCTCAGCGAACGTAACGCCCTGAAAATCGCCGCGAAACTAGCGGTCTCCGAAGCGGATGTTCATTGTGATCTGCGCTGTCAGGGTCGAAACAGACTCTTTTTCACCATCGTCAAACGCTACTTCGTTCATCTGTTGAAAAAACAAGGCATCCAGATAGCCCAAGCCGGGATGCGTAAGGGCGACGTCGCCGCTTCCCCACACTTGTCCTCGACCCTCCCCCCGGAAAACCGACAGGACGTCAGAGTCCAACTGGTCTCTCCCGTAGGCCACATCGAAGCACGATTCCTCCTCTCCGACAGGAAGCAACCGGTTGCCGACGCAGAGACCTGAGATCAACCGCCGAACTCCATGCGCTGCCCTCACATCCGGCCTTCGGGTCAAAACTTGACTGACCAAGACCCAGCTCCCTGCCCGCGCTGAGTCCGGTGAAGGCATCATGCTGGTTTCCATTGTCATTCCGGTCTTCAACCGCCCGGAACAAGTGCTCCGGGCGGCGCGTTCCGTACTGGCCCAGCACGACCGTCATGGCCCCTGGACGACATTGGAAGTATTGGTGGTGGATGACGGAAGCACGGACGCGACCCCATCGGTATTAGACGAAATCCGGGATACGAGAATGCAGGTTCTACGCCACGAACGAAATCAGGGCGTTTCCTCGGCCCGCAACACGGGGCTGGCCGCGGCCCAGGGCGAATACCTGGCGCTGCTGGATTCGGATGACTGGTGGTTGCCGGAAAAACTAACGACCCACCTTGCCTACCATGAAGCCGGAGGGTGGCGTATTTCCCAGACCGACGAAATCTGGATTCGCCGAGGACATCGGGTCAATCCCAGGGCCAAACATGCCAAGCCCGAAGGCTGGTTTTTTGAAGACGCCCTGAAGCTGTGCCTGGTCAGTCCGTCCTGCGTGCTGTTCGACCGACGGTTCTGGGAAGAGGTTGGGTCTTTTGACCCGACCCTCCCGGCCTGCGAGGATTACGATCTCTGGCTACGAACCCTGATCCGCCACCCCGTGGGCTTCTGCCCGGAAAGGCTGGTGCACAAGACTGGCGGCCACCCGGACCAACTTTCCAGAAAAATCATTGGTCTGGACCTCTACCGGATCCAGGCCCTGGTCAAGCTGCTGCAAACCCAAGTCCTGTCTTCGTCCCAACGCACGGCCACGATCCGGGAACTCCATGCAAAGGCAAGGGTCTACATCAGCGGTTGTCTCAAGCACGACAAGCCCGAAGAAGCCGAACGGATCAAGCAGTGGCTGGGCCCGTTGCAGGGATCTCCCGCTTGGTGACGCCCTCGGCCTTGATCCGCTCTAAAAGCTCTGAAAGAACAGGTTTAACATGTTCGCGAACATCCCCGGCCACAATGATGAACAGCAGGTCGTCTCCGGGCTGGAACAAGCCGGACCTGGCCTCAACCACGATTCGAAAAATGCCGGGTTTGGCGGAATATTCCCGGACCAACTGCTGAATTTTTTCCTGATCCGGCGTCACCTCCAAAGCCGTGACCTGTTGCTTGTCCTTTCTGGACCAGCTACGAACAGTGCCGTTATGCACAAGCACCATACCCACGTTGTCCACGAAGCCGGGCTCCTGTTTCAATTGCCCGATGGTCTTGCTGATATCCATGCTCCATCCTTATGGTTTTCGTTGACGACAAAGGCTCCGTCCTTCTGTTTTGCCTTCAAAATGGCGGTATCAGGTTTTGGCTCTGAAATCGAAATCGGTATCGAAATCGAGAAAAACAAGCGCACCATTGACTGACGGAGAGACCGATTTCGAGTTCGATCCCGAGCATGCCCAGGCTGCTTATGTCATCTGAACATATAGCCGAATCAGAACCGCCGAATCTCACGAGGAAGTCATGTATCTGCTTTCCGATATCTTGAAAAGTCTGCCCAAAGTAACCAATCCTCGTCTAGTGCTGTCCGGGTTCGGCGTCTGGGTGCTCTGGCGGAACAAGGCCGGCAGCACCACTCACCAAACCTTGACGCGCTTCGGCGGAATCAAGATCAGCATCGGCTCCAATCAAAGCCTGTGGTACTTTCAAAACGCCCAGGTTTTTCCAGCCCTGGCGCGGATGCTGCTCTGGACCCAGGTCCACCCCGAACCGGTTCTGAGCCAGGTATTGCCGGCCAAACTGATCTTGGGAGAATCAAACAGCGAACTCTCATTAAGCATCTCTAACCAACTCGCGCAGCAAAAGCTCACTCCAGGGGAGTCCTTCGACGTCTGGGTCCATCCGGACGTCATCAGTCACGTGTCCGCCTTCCCTGGTCTGGGAGTCGAACAGCGCCCACCAATGTTCGGAATGACGTCCATCAACTGGCACGCCATTACGGTAGACCCCGGGTTTTCCCTGGACGCGGATCTTGGGTGGTTTTTTTTCATCAGGCCCATGCAGGACAAGGAAAACGAAAACTACGTTCTGCGTTGGAAAAATTTTTACATGCGCCTGAAGACCATTCTGGATCGTTTGGGCCTCCGCTACATCTATCAAGACAACTTGCTCTTTTTCAAAATTGACGGGCTGAACCAACTCTCTTCCTGGATTCGGGAAATCCTGGCGACCATCGGGCATATCAAATCCGACGAACCGGACGCCTACTGGCCTTGCCTGTACTGCGCCGTCCTATCTCAAGGCCTGAACTTCAACGACGAACTGCCGACCAAAATTCCAATCGTTTGGGACCGCCTCGCCCCGGACACCCCTCACCTTCCCCTCAGCACGGGACTTTTGCTGCGCGACGAATTCGCGATCACGTTCTTGGATGCGGCGGGCGACCTGCCTCTGGATTCTCTTTGCCAGATCGGGCTGTCCGACGGCGAAGCCCCTGATCGACGCAGGGTGGATTTCCCTGCATCCGCTTGTCTGTCCGCCGGAAAGAAAACACCCTGCTTTTATTGCGGCATGAAGTCCCACGAGTCACCAAACTGCCCCAGTCGGCAGCTCTTCAACACAGAACCGGGAGTCTGGGACAAAGTCGGGGGCATGGACATCAAGGAGCTAACCAAGGCCGCCAAGAAACTGGATAAAAGCGTCGGCAACGGGAACCTTGCCGCCATGCCGGAACTGCTGCTGGCCGAGGGACCGGAGCATACTTTTCTCAAAGCAGTTTTTGAAATCAATTGCCCAGCTCAGCACCGGATGATGCGCATGGTTTGGCGGAGTCGCGGCAAAGAGTTGCCGGACGGACTGCGACAACTCTCACCGCCTGAGGGTGAGTACGTCTGGTCGGCCTTGGAAAACACCCGCTCACGTAACTATCCCCAGGCCGAACGCATGATGCAGCAAGCCATCCTGCGAACGTCGAAAAGCTACCAACCTCATGTCCTACTGGGGTTCATCGCCTTGGAGACGGGCAATCCACGCCAGGCCGAGGGACATTGGAAAAATGCCCAAAATCTGTGCTATACGCCGCTGCAACAAAGCTATTTGCTGTTTATCAAAGCCCGTTTGCTTGAGATCCAGGGAACCTACGACCAAGCCCATGAAGCATACTCAGACTCCCTTCGCTATTCTTCCAAGTGGCTGGAACCCCGCTACCGTCAAGCGGTTTGCCTCACGAAAAAAGGTTTCCTGGATCAAGCCTGGACGATTTTCGCCGACCTGATCATCCGGGAGCCGCACATTTTCAACCGCATCCTCTTCGACCACGAGCTTGAACGCGGGCGCTCCTTCTTGCTTTCAGCCCTGGCCGGCCCATGGACGGCGACCATACAAAAAGCCGAAAAGGAACAGGATGCGCTCAAGCAACTTCGATCGAAGCTGGAGACGTGGCTCGAGCCGGACAACCAGTTTCGAAAGGACACCGAGGAACGTGCCGCGATCCTCCAGAAAAACAGCCAAGTGGAAAACTATGTGTCCTTCACCAAACTATCCGAAGTCACCGAAAAATTGCAGAGAGAGACTGACCGGGAGATCAAGGAAGCCGTCGCCTCCTTAAAAAAGGAAGCTCAGAACAATATTGAACGGGCTCGCGCCATTTTTGATGAAATCGCCTATTTCCCTTTTCCAAAGCTGATCAGCAAAATCAACCGCGATTATAACCAGGCAGGCCGCATTCTTCAGCGCATTGCCAAGTCGGACCTGAGCAGCGGGAGTTCCTTTCGGCAAGCCACGATGGAAATGAAAGAGGCTGGCGACATCCTGGACAGGATGGGCAAGCGCATGAGAAATTTGGTCATCTTCAGAGAGGGAGCACTCTTTTTCTTGTTTTTGAGTAAAACGTTCCTTTGGCTGGCCATGTTCGGATTTCTGGCTTCAATTATCGCGGTTCCGGTCTTGTTGTACGCGATCCAGGAATCCGGCTCTATTTGGGCCACGGAATGGATGACGACCCAACGATGGCAAGTCCAGCGCACCGTAAGCATGCTCATGATCCTCATCAGCGGAGTCATCGCCGCGCTCTGGACCACCGCACGATATGCGAAGACGAAACAGAAATATTTGGCAAAGGCAAAACAGAAGCGAAGACAATAACCGCCTTACCGCGACCTTCCCTCGCGAGGACGAGGCGACGCTCGAATAAAAGCGTCCATTTGACGGACACTTTACCAACCATGTCCTTTTGGACTAAAGCGCAATACCCCTGGCATATCGACAACCGTTGGACACGGCGCTTTTTCCTTGCCTCATGTCCAAAAAGCACCCGAAAGGAGACCACGCCCCATGCCCGTTCTCGTCGTCAACGTCGACCATGTCGCCACCCTGCGCCAAGCCCGGATGGGCCGGGAGCCCGACCCGGTCACTGCCGCCCATCTGGCCGAACTGGGCGGAGCTCACGGGATTATCGTCCATCTGCGCGAGGACCGTCGGCACATCCAGGACAGGGACCTGGCCCTGCTCAAGCAAACCGTCCAAACCAATCTGCACCTGGAAATGGCCGCTACGAACGAAATGCACGCCATTGCCCTGGCCACCGTCCCGCACATGGTCTGCCTGGTCCCGGAAAAACGGGAAGAGTTGACCACCGAAGGCGGATTGAACCTCATCGGCCGGGGGCAGGATCTCCGGGACTACCTAGCGGACATCCACGCCGCCGGAATCGCCTCCAGCCTGTTCATCGACGCGGATCCGGAACAGATCCAGGCCGCCAAGGCTATCGGCTCGGAATACATTGAAATCCATACCGGCCATTACGCGGACGCGTCGAGCCGAGAGGAACGCAAGACCGAGCTGAAGAAAATCCTTCACGGCATCCAACTCGCACGGGACTTCGGGCTGAAGGTCAACCTCGGTCACGGCCTGAACTACACGAACATCCTGCCCTTTGCCCAAACCCCCGGCATCGAGGAATACTCCATCGGCCACAGCATCATGGCCCGAGCCATTCACGTCGGTCTGGGCCAAGCGGTCCGAGAAATGGCGGATATCATCCGGACATTTTCTTCCTGACAAGCCGCAAGCATGCCATCTTTCCAAAACAGGCCGCGGAGAATTCCATGCCCATAGTCGGCCTGGGTCTGGACGTGGTGGAACTGGACCGGATTCAGCGGATATGGGAACGCTTCGGTGAGACCTTCGCCCGGCGCGTGCTCACGGAAGCCGAGCAGGCCCGGCTCCATGTCGGATCGCCGGTCCCTTATCTGGCCTCCCGGTTCGCGGCCAAGGAAGCTGCGGTCAAGGCCCTGGGCACCGGATTCCGTCACGGCATCACGTTCCAGCAGATCGAAATCTCCTCACGCTCTTCCGGCCAACCGGAGCTGCGATTCTTCGGCGCGGCCCAAGACGTCGCCGCCAGGCTCGGGGCGCATCGCGTCCACCTCAGCCTGACTCACGGACGGGACACCGCCGCGGCGGTGGTCATTCTGGAGCATGATCCTTAGCCATGTAACCAGCCAGCTTTTTTTTTGGAAATTAACCGCAACCACAACCATGAGAACCTCCATCACCGAACAACGCATCCACAGGATTCGGGAAGTCCTTGCCAAACGCCAGAAAGACCTGACCCTGATCCTGAACAACATCCACGACCCGCACAACGTCTCCGCCATTCTGCGCAGTTGCGACGCCTTCGGGGTTCACGGCGTGCAGTTGTACTATACCCGCGAATCCTTTCCACTGGTGGGCAAGCGCTCTTCTGCTTCGGCCAAGAAATGGGTGGACCGGGTTCGCCACCACGACGCCGCGGCCATGATCAGCGGGCTTCGCGCCCAGGGCTTTCAGATCATCGGCACCAGCCTGACCGCGGACGCCAAACCACTCCCGGAATGGGACTTCACCGGCCCCACGGCCGTCCTTCTGGGCAACGAACACCGAGGTCAGGACCCGGCCCTGGACGCCTTGATCCCGGATAACCTTTTCATCCCCATGCAGGGCATGATCCAGAGCCTGAACGTCTCCGTGGCCGCGGCCGTGATCCTCTACGAGGCTTGGCGGCAACGCCAAGCCCGGGGCTGCTACGACCGGCCCAGTTTTGATTCCGAGGAAATGGAGGAGTTGGTTTGCTCCTGGATGACCCGATGAACTCGATAATAAACGGACAACACCTACAGCAGGAACTCGTCCTGGCGGCAAAAGCCATCACCAGAGGAGAGTTGGTCGTCTATCCCACGGAAACCCTTTACGCCTTGGGCGCGGATATCCAGTCGCCGGACGCCGTCCAACGAGTCTTCCAGGCCAAGGGACGCCCTCAAGGCAAACCCCTGCCCGTGCTTATCGGCGCACCAAGCCAGTTAGCCATGGTCACGGACCATCGCGATGCACTTCTTGACCGACTGATCATTGATTTCTGGCCTGGTCCCTTGAGTATTCTTGTTCCGGCCCGGGCAGGGCTGTCGCCGCTCTTGCAGG
This genomic interval from Desulfonatronum thiodismutans contains the following:
- a CDS encoding GNAT family N-acetyltransferase → MILNHRPVAESDFHAICAFPRNEDELFFAYPKATYPLTPPQLLEAVRRRSDSTVVEDDENVVAFANFYRWETQGCCSIGNVIVSPTARGKGVGRYLVERMIDLAFTKYRAAEVTVSCFNRNVAGLLLYPRLGFQPYAVEERSDKSDSRVALIHMRLRNPG
- a CDS encoding holo-[acyl-carrier-protein] synthase, which codes for MPIVGLGLDVVELDRIQRIWERFGETFARRVLTEAEQARLHVGSPVPYLASRFAAKEAAVKALGTGFRHGITFQQIEISSRSSGQPELRFFGAAQDVAARLGAHRVHLSLTHGRDTAAAVVILEHDP
- a CDS encoding molybdenum cofactor biosynthesis protein MoaE; its protein translation is MDISKTIGQLKQEPGFVDNVGMVLVHNGTVRSWSRKDKQQVTALEVTPDQEKIQQLVREYSAKPGIFRIVVEARSGLFQPGDDLLFIIVAGDVREHVKPVLSELLERIKAEGVTKREIPATGPATA
- a CDS encoding tetratricopeptide repeat protein; its protein translation is MQHHPTPPTEFLAQSVRIKGVFSTTSRITVGFGHTKKKISQNVLVFAVEEEDGTISIQALNAHFVPTGTAKVITRENLLKNYLPEPDVYLSKVFPLMRAVEKSVARGERHLRNNETFSAEMEFKTALRIDEENIRATFGLGLSYLARGDTQRGAIVFRRLVRLDAAFEPRHKHMFNQFGISLRKNQMYPQALKYYVKASIISGEDENLIFNMARTFLEKDRPTLALKFVDKALAMNPHLVEARKFKTFLEKRLGSSSSKASNASQPTKTYNFL
- a CDS encoding glycosyltransferase family 2 protein; this encodes MLVSIVIPVFNRPEQVLRAARSVLAQHDRHGPWTTLEVLVVDDGSTDATPSVLDEIRDTRMQVLRHERNQGVSSARNTGLAAAQGEYLALLDSDDWWLPEKLTTHLAYHEAGGWRISQTDEIWIRRGHRVNPRAKHAKPEGWFFEDALKLCLVSPSCVLFDRRFWEEVGSFDPTLPACEDYDLWLRTLIRHPVGFCPERLVHKTGGHPDQLSRKIIGLDLYRIQALVKLLQTQVLSSSQRTATIRELHAKARVYISGCLKHDKPEEAERIKQWLGPLQGSPAW
- the galE gene encoding UDP-glucose 4-epimerase GalE, whose amino-acid sequence is MSDTILVTGGAGYIGSQTCKALAVAGFRPVTLDNLVYGHEWAVRWGELVKGDILDRAALDALFAAHAPKAVIHFAAYAYVGESVADPQKYYRNNVAGSLSLLEGMLRHGCRRIVFSSTCATYGEPLKIPIPEAHPQHPVNPYGWSKLMIEQMLRDFDAAYGLRHVALRYFNAAGADPDGELGEEHDPETHLIPLAVLAALGKRGPLSVFGRDYPTPDGTAIRDYIHVADLARAHVAALRFLLDEDRSEAFNLGTGSGHSVRQVVDMVREVGGRDVPTLDAPRRAGDPPALVAVADKARAVLGWEPSLPQLRDIVQTAWDWHAGRR
- a CDS encoding TrmH family RNA methyltransferase, yielding MRTSITEQRIHRIREVLAKRQKDLTLILNNIHDPHNVSAILRSCDAFGVHGVQLYYTRESFPLVGKRSSASAKKWVDRVRHHDAAAMISGLRAQGFQIIGTSLTADAKPLPEWDFTGPTAVLLGNEHRGQDPALDALIPDNLFIPMQGMIQSLNVSVAAAVILYEAWRQRQARGCYDRPSFDSEEMEELVCSWMTR
- a CDS encoding pyridoxine 5'-phosphate synthase; amino-acid sequence: MPVLVVNVDHVATLRQARMGREPDPVTAAHLAELGGAHGIIVHLREDRRHIQDRDLALLKQTVQTNLHLEMAATNEMHAIALATVPHMVCLVPEKREELTTEGGLNLIGRGQDLRDYLADIHAAGIASSLFIDADPEQIQAAKAIGSEYIEIHTGHYADASSREERKTELKKILHGIQLARDFGLKVNLGHGLNYTNILPFAQTPGIEEYSIGHSIMARAIHVGLGQAVREMADIIRTFSS